The proteins below are encoded in one region of Methanofollis aquaemaris:
- the cas4 gene encoding CRISPR-associated protein Cas4 codes for MNETEQNVPVVSASEIAEYSYCALSWQFQRSKTAPTQPVTPSVERGRRVHAEVGRTLFQVEQERRIFWLLTVVGYALLALALIVLLGEGAMGGKVGNYMEILLLLVFATVFFTVALRKYYQTRTVRKEFGIPEGELLYSDLDAPSEVLFSEAHRISGKPDYVLRDEMTGAYIPVEVKSGRARKPYWNHILQLAAYCILVEERYGTSVPYGTLVYGNGGQHRIEFTPDLREQVLATVDEMRTCLKDGTARRNHNAAVRCRSCTYREECGSALGDER; via the coding sequence ATGAACGAGACAGAGCAGAACGTCCCGGTGGTTTCGGCCTCTGAGATCGCCGAATATTCATACTGTGCGCTCTCATGGCAGTTCCAGCGGAGCAAAACAGCCCCGACCCAACCGGTCACGCCATCGGTCGAACGGGGCCGCCGGGTGCATGCCGAGGTGGGCAGGACCCTCTTCCAGGTCGAACAAGAACGGCGGATCTTCTGGCTCCTCACCGTCGTGGGCTATGCTCTCCTTGCCCTCGCCCTCATCGTCCTGCTCGGGGAGGGTGCAATGGGCGGGAAGGTTGGGAACTACATGGAAATTCTGCTCCTCCTGGTCTTTGCCACGGTCTTCTTCACCGTCGCTCTCAGAAAATATTATCAGACCCGGACAGTGCGAAAGGAGTTCGGGATCCCCGAAGGCGAGTTGCTCTACTCAGACCTCGACGCCCCGTCTGAGGTGCTCTTCTCAGAGGCACACCGGATCTCGGGCAAACCCGACTATGTGCTCAGAGACGAGATGACCGGGGCCTATATCCCGGTCGAGGTGAAGAGCGGACGGGCGAGAAAACCGTACTGGAACCACATCCTCCAGCTCGCCGCATACTGTATCCTTGTCGAGGAGCGGTACGGCACCTCGGTCCCGTACGGAACCCTGGTCTACGGGAACGGGGGGCAGCACCGGATCGAGTTCACCCCCGACCTCAGGGAACAGGTCCTTGCCACCGTGGACGAGATGCGGACCTGCCTGAAGGACGGGACCGCGAGGCGGAACCACAACGCGGCGGTGCGGTGCCGGTCCTGCACCTATCGGGAGGAGTGCGGGTCCGCCCTCGGAGATGAGCGATGA
- a CDS encoding DUF2721 domain-containing protein, whose product MTSADIIQTMLAPGLMISACGLLLLGMSNKYSVVLNRIRVLDEEKRIHLHDAPGRQEDDDPRLSCVLEQLSELRTRAQFERDAIVCYSASVAFFVLTSIFIGLSVLGGIEALGLLTIASFLVGMLLVLAGVLFVGWEAVKGYRIICLDMQNN is encoded by the coding sequence GTGACATCCGCTGACATCATCCAGACCATGCTCGCCCCCGGACTTATGATCTCGGCCTGCGGTCTCCTTCTCCTCGGCATGAGCAACAAATATTCCGTGGTGCTCAACCGGATCCGCGTCCTTGACGAGGAGAAGCGGATCCATCTCCACGATGCACCCGGCCGCCAGGAAGACGACGACCCGCGCCTCTCGTGCGTGCTCGAACAACTCTCAGAACTCCGGACACGTGCACAGTTCGAGAGGGACGCCATCGTCTGCTACTCAGCGTCAGTGGCGTTCTTCGTCCTCACCTCGATCTTCATCGGCCTCTCGGTGCTGGGAGGTATCGAAGCCCTTGGCCTCCTCACCATCGCCTCCTTCCTGGTGGGGATGTTGCTCGTCCTCGCCGGCGTCCTCTTCGTCGGTTGGGAGGCCGTCAAGGGCTACCGGATCATCTGTCTTGATATGCAGAATAATTGA
- a CDS encoding CBS domain-containing protein — MTLMDCCQVPVVTVPPETPVYDAARIMAEQNVGSIVVVEEKRPVGILTDRDITVRVTAEGLDPAQVPVRAVMTGNLMVLPATAGLYEALGKARERNVRRVPVVDGQGALTGIITVDDIIALLAEEMGRIAEVIRAGRPKI; from the coding sequence ATGACACTGATGGACTGCTGTCAGGTGCCGGTGGTGACGGTCCCGCCTGAGACACCGGTCTATGACGCCGCCAGGATCATGGCCGAGCAGAATGTGGGGAGCATCGTCGTGGTGGAGGAGAAGAGGCCGGTCGGGATCCTCACCGACCGCGACATCACCGTCCGGGTCACTGCCGAGGGCCTGGACCCGGCGCAGGTGCCGGTCCGCGCCGTGATGACCGGGAACCTCATGGTCCTCCCGGCCACCGCCGGCCTCTACGAGGCGCTGGGGAAGGCGCGGGAACGGAATGTCAGGCGTGTCCCGGTGGTGGACGGGCAGGGCGCCCTTACCGGGATCATCACGGTCGACGATATCATCGCTCTGCTCGCAGAGGAGATGGGCCGGATCGCAGAGGTGATCAGGGCAGGCCGACCGAAGATCTGA
- a CDS encoding beta-propeller domain-containing protein: MDRWIFLPLIGAILIILVGGLALVLPDAGEEIEESGLRAFSSDDEVIVFLKEHARDPSRESTGQIMPGTATEGVKAPTSAPPAPLAPGAGGVDHSSTNVQVAGVDEADIVKNDGEFLYILREDEFVIVRAVPPDEAAVVGRTAVDGRPRALFLEGDRLVVFTEEMQDDLVTPEGSVAPVPVHRTVTLARIWSVEDPANPHLIDTVTITGTFQEARLIDSEVWLMTVEHPQYPVYPLPEAGGIRPPMYTPPMPQRYYAFHTLASFPVAGGREASAVSFLLGEGGTMYVSEKNLYIAYHDRPAGRSVIHRFALTSGGAAYAATGMVNGTVKNQFSMDETGDTLRVATTSFQGNSTSGVYLLDDRMEVRGALEGIAPGERIYASRFIGDRLYLVTFRQIDPLFVIDLSGTKPAVLGALKIPGYSEYLHPCGDHCLIGVGRETTVNEWGGTVTGGLKVALFDVGNVSAPAVIDTAVIGTGRTHSPALDDHKAFFFDERRGVLALPVSDRDRDGTGYSTPWNGAYIFTVSEKDGIDHIGTVTHEPSWEGRVERTVRFGETLATVSEQSIVLTALPDCTRAGAVVLGGPTAPPPVQTGVPMPTEEIG, from the coding sequence ATGGACCGCTGGATCTTTCTGCCCCTTATCGGGGCCATCCTGATCATTCTTGTAGGTGGTCTCGCCCTCGTGCTCCCTGACGCCGGGGAAGAGATCGAAGAGAGCGGGCTGCGCGCTTTTTCCTCGGACGACGAGGTGATCGTTTTCCTCAAAGAGCATGCCCGAGACCCGTCCCGTGAATCCACGGGTCAGATCATGCCTGGTACGGCGACTGAGGGTGTGAAGGCACCGACGTCGGCCCCGCCGGCCCCGCTCGCACCCGGTGCCGGGGGCGTCGACCATTCATCAACAAACGTCCAGGTCGCCGGGGTGGACGAGGCCGACATCGTCAAGAACGATGGCGAGTTCCTCTATATTCTCAGGGAGGATGAGTTTGTCATCGTCCGCGCCGTCCCACCCGACGAGGCGGCCGTCGTCGGCCGGACCGCGGTGGACGGTCGGCCCCGAGCCCTCTTCCTGGAGGGCGACCGTCTCGTCGTCTTCACCGAGGAGATGCAGGACGATCTTGTCACCCCTGAGGGGAGCGTCGCCCCGGTGCCGGTGCACCGGACCGTGACCCTGGCCCGGATCTGGTCGGTGGAAGACCCGGCGAACCCTCACCTCATCGACACCGTCACCATCACCGGTACCTTCCAAGAGGCGCGGCTCATCGACAGCGAAGTCTGGCTCATGACCGTGGAACACCCGCAGTATCCGGTCTATCCTCTGCCCGAGGCCGGCGGTATTCGTCCGCCGATGTACACCCCGCCCATGCCCCAGCGGTATTACGCATTCCACACCCTCGCCTCCTTCCCGGTCGCGGGCGGGCGCGAGGCGTCGGCGGTCTCCTTCCTCCTCGGCGAGGGCGGGACAATGTACGTCTCTGAAAAAAATCTCTACATCGCCTATCATGACCGCCCGGCAGGCCGGTCAGTCATCCACCGCTTCGCCCTCACATCCGGCGGTGCTGCGTATGCGGCGACCGGCATGGTCAACGGCACGGTGAAGAACCAGTTCTCGATGGACGAGACCGGGGACACCCTCAGGGTGGCGACGACCTCCTTCCAGGGGAACAGCACGAGCGGGGTCTACCTCCTCGACGACCGGATGGAAGTGCGGGGCGCCCTCGAGGGAATCGCCCCGGGCGAGCGGATCTATGCATCCCGTTTCATCGGCGATCGTCTCTACCTCGTCACCTTCAGGCAGATCGACCCCCTCTTTGTCATCGACCTATCGGGGACGAAGCCCGCGGTCCTCGGCGCCCTGAAGATCCCGGGCTACTCCGAGTATCTCCACCCCTGCGGCGATCACTGCCTCATCGGCGTCGGCCGGGAGACGACGGTGAACGAGTGGGGCGGCACCGTCACCGGCGGCTTGAAGGTCGCCCTCTTCGACGTCGGCAATGTCTCGGCCCCGGCCGTCATCGACACCGCGGTCATCGGCACCGGGAGAACCCACTCCCCGGCCCTCGACGATCATAAGGCCTTCTTCTTCGACGAGAGGCGCGGCGTCCTCGCCCTCCCGGTTTCTGACCGGGACCGGGACGGCACCGGGTATTCTACACCGTGGAACGGTGCGTACATCTTTACTGTCTCTGAAAAGGACGGCATCGACCATATCGGCACTGTCACTCATGAACCGTCATGGGAAGGGAGGGTGGAGCGGACCGTCCGGTTCGGCGAGACCCTGGCCACCGTCTCTGAACAATCGATTGTTCTGACCGCTCTTCCCGACTGCACCCGCGCCGGGGCGGTCGTCCTCGGCGGGCCGACCGCGCCCCCGCCGGTGCAGACCGGGGTACCCATGCCCACCGAGGAGATCGGATGA
- a CDS encoding ATP-binding protein: MDDPDLVAVLESLPMPVGVVDRDGRVIDANTRFLSVPEETFSSPDFSILLTRAGEEGAASVSLCIGSDLCEVRGKAVPGSGGRQVTVTLLPDDAAEKQAGRRLAILNAIIRAAAAPGTLAEVLTNVARLTVRLLDFDAGAVYLADRAGGSARLQAYHGLYRLYFPESVGPGEREGYWHTVFCEGRASYAEAYLGVPHEKGELGIYSVAAVPVLGPSGAVIGALAAASSSPHRFTPIEQETLEAVGREIGGLVHRAVLTENLAAAREEAEFYLDLMAHDINNANMVSLCSLDLLMDDLSGQEHALAGRCLSGIRESCEIIEEVRVIRACRKEEPALRPVPLDRVVRAEAARLQGPEFSYEGRGMAVLADELLGRVFGNLFGNSIKFGGEGVRIIVSVREEGDRAVITVADNGPGIPDPAKPRVFERLYRNGQQKPGRGMGLYIARMLVQRYGGEIRVGDRVPGRPEEGAAFSFTLCPAGRGDRADTVPS; encoded by the coding sequence ATGGATGATCCCGATCTCGTAGCGGTGCTGGAGTCTCTCCCCATGCCTGTCGGCGTGGTCGACCGGGACGGTCGGGTAATCGATGCAAACACGAGGTTTCTGTCAGTGCCGGAGGAAACATTCTCTTCGCCGGACTTCTCTATCCTCCTCACCCGTGCCGGAGAGGAGGGTGCTGCCTCGGTGTCCCTCTGCATCGGTTCAGACCTCTGCGAGGTGCGGGGGAAGGCGGTCCCCGGATCAGGGGGCCGCCAGGTGACCGTCACTCTCCTCCCCGATGACGCCGCCGAAAAGCAGGCCGGTCGCCGTCTCGCCATCCTCAACGCCATCATCAGGGCGGCCGCCGCCCCTGGCACCCTTGCCGAGGTTCTGACCAATGTGGCGCGGCTGACCGTCAGGCTCCTTGACTTCGATGCCGGGGCGGTCTATCTGGCTGATCGCGCCGGCGGGTCGGCGAGGTTGCAGGCATACCATGGTCTGTATCGCCTGTATTTCCCCGAGAGTGTCGGGCCCGGTGAGCGGGAAGGCTACTGGCATACTGTCTTCTGCGAGGGCCGCGCCTCCTATGCCGAGGCCTATCTTGGCGTTCCCCATGAGAAGGGAGAACTCGGGATCTACTCGGTCGCGGCCGTCCCGGTGCTCGGGCCGTCGGGTGCGGTCATCGGGGCGCTTGCCGCCGCCAGCAGCAGCCCCCATCGCTTCACTCCCATCGAGCAGGAGACCCTCGAAGCGGTCGGCCGGGAGATCGGCGGGCTTGTTCACCGGGCCGTCCTCACCGAGAACCTCGCCGCCGCCCGTGAGGAGGCCGAGTTCTACCTCGACCTGATGGCCCATGATATCAACAATGCCAATATGGTCTCGCTCTGTTCTCTGGACCTGCTCATGGATGACCTCTCCGGACAGGAACATGCCCTCGCCGGACGGTGCCTTTCCGGGATCAGGGAGAGTTGCGAGATCATCGAGGAGGTCAGGGTGATCCGGGCGTGCCGGAAAGAGGAACCGGCCCTCCGCCCGGTCCCGCTCGACCGGGTGGTCAGGGCCGAGGCCGCCCGCCTTCAGGGGCCTGAGTTCTCGTATGAAGGCCGCGGCATGGCCGTCCTCGCCGACGAACTGCTCGGCCGGGTCTTTGGAAATCTCTTTGGCAACAGCATCAAGTTCGGCGGAGAAGGGGTGCGGATCATAGTCTCGGTGAGGGAGGAAGGCGACCGTGCGGTGATCACCGTAGCGGACAACGGTCCCGGGATCCCGGACCCGGCCAAACCCCGCGTCTTCGAACGTCTCTACCGCAACGGACAGCAGAAGCCCGGGAGAGGTATGGGGCTGTATATTGCCCGGATGTTGGTCCAGCGGTACGGCGGCGAGATCCGGGTCGGCGATCGGGTGCCTGGCCGGCCTGAGGAGGGGGCGGCCTTCTCCTTCACGCTGTGCCCGGCCGGCCGCGGTGACCGGGCCGATACTGTCCCATCATGA
- a CDS encoding Clp1/GlmU family protein, whose translation MAIEVPEWEELARALTHRGAAGTIYLLGATDTGKTTLASFLLGCLGERTAYLDADGGQAALGPPGTLGVVLPGGDIRLRFTGALTPTRALDETFEALGALLMEAYAAGAETVVVDSCGYVEGRGGVAFQRRSVAALRPDHIIAIQRGRELEPVLGPFKGRFGPKFHRIPPSPHAHERSRGERRRYRERNFAAHMEGAVRTTFPPDLPVRGAVPKDPNGMAAAVCDAAGWVLTIGVVEEIDETGVTLLAPPPASGVPAFIMMGQYRPGHRGRPGTA comes from the coding sequence ATGGCGATCGAGGTACCGGAATGGGAAGAACTGGCCCGGGCCCTCACTCACAGGGGGGCGGCGGGCACAATCTATCTCCTCGGAGCCACCGACACCGGCAAGACCACCCTGGCCTCCTTCCTCCTCGGTTGTCTCGGTGAGCGGACGGCCTACCTGGATGCCGACGGTGGCCAGGCCGCCCTCGGGCCGCCCGGGACACTGGGCGTCGTCCTGCCGGGTGGGGACATCCGTCTCCGTTTCACCGGCGCGCTCACGCCGACGCGGGCGCTGGATGAGACCTTCGAGGCTCTCGGAGCCCTGCTCATGGAGGCATACGCGGCGGGCGCGGAGACGGTGGTCGTCGACTCCTGCGGATATGTGGAGGGGCGGGGCGGCGTCGCCTTCCAGCGCCGTTCGGTGGCGGCCCTCAGGCCCGACCATATCATCGCGATCCAGCGGGGTCGGGAACTCGAACCTGTCCTCGGCCCGTTCAAGGGACGGTTCGGCCCGAAGTTTCACCGTATCCCCCCGTCACCTCATGCACACGAACGATCACGGGGCGAGAGGCGGCGGTACCGGGAAAGAAACTTTGCAGCCCATATGGAAGGGGCGGTCAGGACAACTTTCCCTCCTGACCTCCCGGTCAGGGGGGCGGTCCCAAAAGACCCGAACGGGATGGCCGCTGCGGTCTGCGACGCCGCGGGGTGGGTCCTCACCATCGGGGTCGTCGAGGAGATCGATGAAACTGGGGTCACCCTCCTGGCCCCGCCGCCGGCCTCCGGCGTGCCGGCCTTCATCATGATGGGACAGTATCGGCCCGGTCACCGCGGCCGGCCGGGCACAGCGTGA
- a CDS encoding ribonuclease HI family protein produces MAIYTDGASRGNPGPAAYAYLFVRDGEVVHESSGLAGVTTNNTAEYLAVINALREAMDWTDGPVALHSDSELVVRQLRGEYRVNKEHLRTLREEVFTLAGAFSEVTFSSVRRSDRYVSRADALCNLALDRRERG; encoded by the coding sequence TTGGCCATCTATACCGACGGGGCATCGAGGGGCAACCCGGGGCCCGCGGCCTATGCCTATCTCTTTGTCAGAGACGGTGAGGTCGTTCACGAGTCTTCCGGGCTTGCCGGTGTCACCACCAACAACACCGCCGAATATCTGGCCGTGATCAACGCTCTCAGGGAGGCGATGGACTGGACCGACGGGCCGGTCGCGCTTCACTCGGACAGCGAACTGGTGGTCCGCCAGTTGCGCGGGGAATACCGGGTGAACAAAGAACACCTCCGTACCCTCAGAGAGGAGGTCTTCACCCTTGCCGGAGCGTTCAGCGAGGTCACCTTCTCCTCGGTACGGCGCTCCGACCGCTATGTCAGCAGGGCCGACGCCCTCTGCAACCTTGCACTCGACAGAAGGGAAAGGGGATGA